A region of Streptomyces sp. R44 DNA encodes the following proteins:
- a CDS encoding VanZ family protein translates to MQRQGSGGQAAMVVRVAGFVLLLAHLLLVAWVSLRPRDVAWVTAPNTIPLHGLQADLALGGVEAARLIGEGLLLLAPLGVLLPMADGRLHVSGWASLTRTTAAGALVSLAIELLQTAVPGQVVDVDSVLLNTTGVALAHLLIVPACRSRLRRRREAPDRKATQGATPTISRVPIAP, encoded by the coding sequence GTGCAGCGTCAAGGTTCGGGCGGCCAGGCCGCCATGGTCGTCCGCGTGGCGGGGTTCGTCCTCCTCCTCGCGCATCTGCTGCTCGTCGCCTGGGTCAGCCTGCGCCCACGGGACGTCGCCTGGGTGACCGCGCCGAACACGATCCCGCTGCACGGCCTGCAGGCCGACCTCGCGCTCGGCGGCGTCGAGGCGGCCCGGCTGATCGGTGAGGGCCTGCTGCTCCTGGCCCCGCTGGGCGTGCTGCTCCCGATGGCCGACGGACGGCTGCACGTCTCCGGCTGGGCCTCCCTGACCCGTACGACCGCCGCCGGCGCCCTCGTGTCGCTGGCGATCGAGCTGCTCCAGACCGCCGTGCCGGGGCAGGTCGTCGACGTGGACTCCGTACTCCTGAACACGACGGGCGTCGCCCTCGCGCATCTCCTGATCGTCCCGGCCTGCCGGAGCCGGCTGCGCCGCAGGCGCGAGGCCCCGGACCGGAAGGCGACTCAGGGTGCGACCCCGACGATTTCCAGGGTCCCGATCGCCCCGTAG
- a CDS encoding ATP-binding protein — protein sequence MLDTNGLPRWSPGRGNASHWCSVSSQPIPTRVVLLAGPSGSGKSSLAAVAGLPVLRLDDFYKEAGDPSLPLVEGSTDIDWDSPRSWDADAAVAAIVELCRTGRTDVPVYDIATSSRVDRERLDIARTPLFVAEGIFAAEIVNRCRDLDVLADALCLRGRPSTTFRRRLLRDLREGRKSVPFLLRRGWRLMRAERAIVARQTALGAHPCAKPEALGRLAAAAAGRHRTPV from the coding sequence ATGCTCGATACCAACGGCCTTCCTCGGTGGTCCCCTGGACGGGGGAATGCCTCACACTGGTGTTCCGTGAGTTCCCAACCGATCCCGACCCGGGTCGTCCTGCTCGCGGGCCCCTCCGGCTCCGGCAAGTCGTCCCTCGCCGCCGTCGCCGGCCTTCCGGTCCTGCGCCTCGACGATTTCTACAAGGAGGCCGGCGACCCGTCGCTCCCGCTCGTCGAAGGCTCCACGGACATCGACTGGGACTCCCCACGGTCCTGGGACGCGGACGCCGCCGTCGCCGCGATCGTCGAGCTGTGCCGTACGGGGCGGACCGACGTCCCGGTGTACGACATCGCCACCAGCTCCCGGGTGGACCGGGAGCGGCTCGACATCGCGCGGACGCCGCTCTTCGTGGCGGAGGGCATCTTCGCGGCCGAGATCGTGAACCGCTGCCGCGACCTGGACGTCCTCGCGGACGCGCTGTGCCTGCGGGGCCGCCCCTCCACGACGTTCCGCCGCCGGCTCCTGCGCGACCTCCGCGAGGGCCGCAAGTCCGTGCCGTTCCTGCTGCGCCGCGGCTGGCGCCTGATGCGCGCCGAGCGCGCGATCGTCGCCCGCCAGACCGCCCTGGGCGCCCACCCCTGCGCGAAGCCGGAAGCCCTGGGCCGCCTGGCCGCGGCGGCGGCGGGCCGCCACCGCACGCCGGTGTAG
- a CDS encoding NADPH-dependent FMN reductase encodes MSTPLRLAVIQGSTREGRLGPTVAHWLAGHAADRPDLAVDVIDLAETPLPTVFPHLGQAPADEADLALLRAVSPRLATADAFVVVTPEYNHSYPASLKNAIDWHNKEWHAKPVAFVSYGGFSAGLRAVEHLRGVFAELHAVTLRESVGLAGVWGQFDAEGKAVDAGADTAAKAMLERLVWWADALREARAKKPYGA; translated from the coding sequence ATGAGCACGCCGCTCCGCCTCGCCGTCATTCAGGGCTCGACCCGCGAAGGCCGCCTCGGCCCGACCGTCGCGCACTGGCTCGCCGGCCATGCCGCCGACCGCCCCGACCTGGCCGTCGACGTGATCGACCTCGCCGAGACCCCGCTGCCCACCGTCTTCCCGCACCTCGGCCAGGCCCCCGCCGACGAGGCCGACCTGGCCCTCCTGCGGGCCGTGTCCCCCCGCCTGGCCACCGCCGACGCCTTCGTCGTCGTCACGCCCGAGTACAACCACAGCTACCCCGCGTCCCTGAAGAACGCGATCGACTGGCACAACAAGGAGTGGCACGCCAAGCCCGTCGCCTTCGTCTCCTACGGCGGCTTCTCGGCCGGCCTGCGCGCCGTCGAGCACCTGCGCGGGGTCTTCGCCGAACTGCACGCCGTCACCCTCCGCGAGTCGGTCGGACTCGCCGGCGTCTGGGGACAGTTCGACGCCGAGGGCAAGGCCGTCGACGCCGGCGCCGACACCGCCGCGAAGGCGATGCTCGAACGGCTCGTCTGGTGGGCCGACGCCCTCCGTGAGGCCCGCGCCAAGAAGCCGTACGGAGCCTGA
- a CDS encoding MDR family MFS transporter has protein sequence MTDQRRALPYPGLTGLMLGIVLGTLDGTIVGTALPTVAGELGGLDRLSWVVTAYLLTAAVTTPLWGKAGDLYGRKGAYLSAVAVFLTGSALSGLAQSMDQLIAFRALQGVGAGGLMVGAFALIGTVVSPEDSPKVQAITGAMLPVAFAGGPLLGGLLTDHLNWRWAFYVNLPVGIAALLLVSLGLRVRTPRVRARVDVAGALLLTTGILALTLLATWGGTRYAWTSPGILALTATAVAALALFVRTERRAAEPVIPPRLFHSRNFALAQILSLLVGAGMIAAMNYLPQYFQFVGGRTSTASGLLLLPLMLGMVGVQLVTGRLIARDGRYRIYPILGGGLMTAGALALLLLDVDTPTAVASALTVILGAGMGFLMQSTLLITMYGAPPRDMGAASGTVTLVRTLGGSLGVAALGAVFTARLAGTDTNLTPTQAARLPEPVREGVRAAVTGGVHGVLLGTAVLAALAFAVAWLVREVPLRNATEAAPASAGRPAADRPPLRPS, from the coding sequence ATGACCGACCAGCGAAGGGCGCTGCCCTACCCGGGCCTCACCGGGCTCATGCTCGGCATCGTCCTCGGCACCCTCGACGGCACGATCGTCGGCACCGCGCTCCCGACCGTCGCCGGCGAACTCGGTGGCCTGGACCGGCTGTCCTGGGTGGTCACCGCCTACCTCCTCACCGCCGCCGTCACCACCCCCCTGTGGGGCAAGGCCGGCGACCTGTACGGACGCAAGGGCGCCTACCTCTCCGCCGTCGCCGTCTTCCTCACCGGCTCCGCCCTCTCCGGCCTCGCCCAGAGCATGGACCAGCTCATCGCCTTCCGCGCCCTCCAGGGCGTCGGCGCCGGCGGCCTGATGGTCGGCGCCTTCGCCCTGATCGGCACCGTCGTCTCCCCTGAGGACAGCCCGAAGGTCCAGGCGATCACCGGCGCGATGCTCCCGGTCGCCTTCGCCGGCGGCCCGCTCCTCGGCGGGCTGCTCACCGACCACCTGAACTGGCGCTGGGCCTTCTACGTCAACCTGCCCGTCGGCATCGCCGCGCTGCTGCTCGTCTCCCTCGGGCTGCGCGTCCGCACCCCGCGCGTCCGGGCCCGCGTGGACGTGGCCGGGGCCCTGCTCCTCACCACCGGCATCCTCGCCCTGACCCTGCTCGCGACCTGGGGCGGAACGCGGTACGCCTGGACCTCGCCGGGAATCCTCGCCCTGACCGCGACCGCCGTCGCCGCTCTCGCCCTGTTCGTCAGGACCGAGCGGCGCGCCGCCGAGCCGGTGATCCCGCCCCGGCTGTTCCACAGCCGGAACTTCGCCCTCGCGCAGATCCTGAGCCTCCTGGTCGGCGCGGGCATGATCGCCGCGATGAACTACCTGCCGCAGTACTTCCAGTTCGTCGGCGGCCGGACGTCCACGGCGAGCGGACTGCTCCTGCTGCCGCTCATGCTCGGCATGGTCGGCGTCCAGCTCGTCACGGGCCGGCTGATCGCGCGCGACGGCCGCTACCGGATCTACCCGATCCTCGGCGGCGGGCTCATGACCGCGGGCGCGCTCGCCCTGCTCCTGCTCGACGTGGACACCCCGACGGCCGTCGCGTCCGCGCTCACCGTGATCCTGGGCGCCGGAATGGGCTTCCTCATGCAGTCGACCCTGCTCATCACGATGTACGGCGCCCCGCCCCGGGACATGGGCGCGGCGAGCGGCACCGTCACGCTCGTCCGCACCCTCGGCGGCTCCCTCGGCGTCGCGGCCCTCGGCGCCGTCTTCACCGCGCGCCTCGCGGGGACAGACACGAACCTGACCCCGACCCAGGCCGCACGGCTGCCGGAGCCGGTACGGGAGGGCGTGCGGGCGGCGGTGACCGGCGGGGTGCACGGGGTGCTGCTCGGCACGGCCGTGCTCGCCGCCCTGGCGTTCGCGGTGGCCTGGCTCGTACGCGAGGTCCCCCTGCGGAACGCTACGGAAGCAGCCCCCGCGTCAGCGGGCCGGCCAGCGGCAGATCGGCCACCGCTCCGCCCTTCGTGA
- a CDS encoding PspC domain-containing protein, producing MAALSRPREGRVLGGVCAALARRFGISATAMRLIFLASCLLPGPQFLIYLGLWIFLPAEKTASTAW from the coding sequence ATGGCCGCACTGTCCCGCCCCCGTGAAGGACGCGTGCTCGGCGGAGTGTGCGCGGCGCTGGCCCGGCGCTTCGGCATCTCCGCGACGGCGATGCGTCTGATCTTCCTGGCCTCGTGTCTGCTGCCGGGACCGCAGTTCCTGATCTACCTGGGCCTGTGGATCTTCCTGCCGGCGGAGAAGACCGCGAGCACGGCCTGGTAG
- a CDS encoding TetR/AcrR family transcriptional regulator, with the protein MAKKDETDRVSLWERLDRPAAAPRASLTPGRIAEVAIGIADREGFAAVTMRKVAAELGVAPMAAYRHVDGKDELWALMVDRVASELEPPEAGEGWRDTLRDHAHRTRDGMLRHPWLAQLPTPLFALTPNRMAAAERQLASLDGLGLDVDSMMAAFRAVGAYVHGAVQAEVAVALYMKEQGWANADETRRGLAPQMTYLLGTGRYPTYRTYALGAARKDDAGWLFETGLECVLDGVAGLIERGGA; encoded by the coding sequence GTGGCGAAGAAGGACGAGACGGACCGCGTCTCGCTGTGGGAGCGGCTCGATCGGCCCGCGGCGGCACCCAGGGCGTCCCTCACCCCGGGCCGGATCGCCGAGGTCGCGATCGGGATCGCGGACCGTGAGGGATTCGCCGCCGTCACCATGCGGAAGGTCGCCGCCGAACTGGGCGTCGCGCCCATGGCCGCGTACCGGCACGTCGACGGCAAGGACGAGCTGTGGGCCCTCATGGTCGACCGGGTCGCGAGCGAGCTGGAGCCCCCGGAGGCAGGCGAGGGCTGGCGGGACACCCTGCGGGACCACGCGCACCGCACCCGCGACGGGATGCTGCGCCACCCGTGGCTCGCCCAGCTGCCGACCCCGCTCTTCGCCCTCACCCCGAACCGGATGGCGGCGGCCGAGCGGCAGCTGGCCTCGCTCGACGGCCTCGGCCTCGACGTCGACTCGATGATGGCCGCGTTCCGTGCGGTCGGCGCCTATGTGCACGGCGCCGTGCAGGCGGAGGTCGCCGTCGCGCTCTACATGAAGGAGCAGGGCTGGGCGAACGCCGACGAGACCCGCCGGGGGCTCGCCCCGCAGATGACGTACCTGCTCGGCACCGGCCGCTACCCGACCTACCGGACGTACGCGCTGGGGGCTGCCCGCAAGGACGACGCGGGGTGGCTGTTCGAGACGGGTCTCGAGTGCGTGCTCGACGGGGTCGCGGGCCTGATCGAGCGCGGCGGCGCATGA
- a CDS encoding aldehyde dehydrogenase, which produces MSDVTRLSVFKTYKLYVGGKFPRSESGRVYEVSDSKGKWLANAPLSSRKDARDAVVAARKAFGGWAGATAYNRGQILYRVAEMLEGRRDQFVREVADAEGLSKSKAAVVVDAAIDRWVWYAGWTDKIAQVVGGANPVAGPYFNLSTPEPTGVVTVVAPQDSSFLGLVSVIAPVIATGNTAVVIASEKSPLPALSLGEVLATSDLPGGVVNILSGKAAEMGPHLAAHQDVNAIDLTGADTGLARDLEIAAADNLKRVLRPRTEEDFAESPGTDRMTAFLETKTVWHPTGSLGASGSSY; this is translated from the coding sequence ATGTCTGATGTGACGCGCCTCAGTGTCTTCAAGACCTACAAGCTGTACGTCGGGGGCAAGTTCCCCCGCTCCGAGAGCGGCCGGGTGTACGAGGTGAGCGACTCGAAGGGCAAGTGGCTGGCGAACGCGCCGCTCTCCTCCCGCAAGGACGCGCGTGACGCGGTCGTCGCGGCCCGAAAGGCCTTCGGCGGCTGGGCGGGCGCGACCGCGTACAACCGCGGCCAGATCCTCTACCGCGTGGCCGAGATGCTGGAGGGCCGCCGGGACCAGTTCGTCCGCGAGGTCGCGGACGCGGAGGGCCTGTCGAAGTCGAAGGCGGCCGTGGTCGTCGACGCGGCGATCGACCGCTGGGTCTGGTACGCGGGCTGGACCGACAAGATCGCCCAGGTCGTGGGCGGCGCGAACCCGGTCGCCGGCCCGTACTTCAACCTGTCGACCCCGGAGCCTACGGGCGTCGTCACGGTCGTGGCCCCGCAGGACTCGTCCTTCCTGGGCCTCGTCTCGGTGATCGCCCCGGTGATCGCGACGGGCAACACGGCGGTGGTCATCGCCTCGGAGAAGTCCCCGCTCCCCGCCCTCTCCCTGGGCGAGGTCCTGGCCACCTCCGACCTCCCCGGCGGCGTGGTCAACATCCTCTCCGGCAAGGCCGCCGAGATGGGCCCGCACCTCGCGGCCCACCAGGACGTCAACGCGATCGACCTGACGGGCGCGGACACCGGTCTGGCCCGTGACCTGGAGATCGCGGCGGCGGACAACCTGAAGCGCGTCCTGCGCCCCCGTACCGAGGAGGACTTCGCCGAGTCCCCGGGCACGGACCGCATGACCGCGTTCCTGGAGACGAAGACGGTCTGGCACCCCACGGGTTCGCTGGGCGCGAGCGGCTCCTCGTACTAG
- a CDS encoding SigE family RNA polymerase sigma factor: MNALHSTTSSAVVTRLHDVVRSTEKSGAVNGRGCVRSVGRQRKAPYMVAVADGGAAYGEVTGERTSCSEAEFTAYVQERRASLYATAYHLTGDRFEAEDLLQSALFSTYRAWDRISDKAAVGGYLRRTMTNLHISAWRRRKLNEYPTEELPETVGETDAMRGTELRAVLWQALARLPELQRTMLVLRYYEGRTDPEIAEILDISVGTVKSSIWRSLRRLREDEVLSFGRDEEESFGELVA; the protein is encoded by the coding sequence ATGAACGCACTGCACAGCACCACCTCAAGCGCAGTTGTCACGCGTCTCCACGACGTCGTGCGGAGCACGGAGAAGTCCGGCGCAGTGAACGGGCGGGGGTGCGTTCGCAGCGTCGGGCGTCAGCGCAAGGCGCCGTACATGGTGGCCGTTGCTGACGGGGGAGCGGCGTACGGGGAGGTCACGGGGGAGCGCACGAGCTGCTCGGAAGCCGAGTTCACGGCTTACGTGCAGGAGCGTCGTGCCTCCCTGTACGCCACCGCCTACCACCTCACCGGTGACCGTTTCGAGGCCGAGGACCTGCTCCAGAGCGCGCTGTTCTCCACGTACCGCGCCTGGGACCGGATCAGCGACAAGGCGGCCGTGGGCGGCTACCTGCGTCGCACCATGACGAACCTGCACATCAGCGCCTGGCGCCGGCGCAAGCTCAACGAGTACCCGACCGAGGAGCTGCCGGAGACGGTCGGCGAGACGGACGCGATGCGGGGCACGGAGCTGCGCGCGGTCCTGTGGCAGGCCCTGGCCCGGCTGCCCGAGCTCCAGCGGACGATGCTGGTGCTGCGCTACTACGAGGGCCGTACCGATCCGGAGATCGCGGAGATCCTGGACATCAGTGTCGGCACGGTGAAGTCGAGCATCTGGCGCTCGCTGCGGCGACTGCGCGAGGACGAGGTGCTGAGCTTCGGCCGTGACGAGGAGGAGTCCTTCGGCGAGCTGGTGGCCTGA
- a CDS encoding ATP-binding protein has product MSKGIYARLRLSSLRLRLVVVFALVALTAAVAASGIAYWLNREAVLTRTQDGALNDFRQEMQNRAATLPLRPTQDDLRRTAEQMASGGAADYQVLLLGERAAGKPIVGASDPDDFTLADVPRSLQEAVDTKRQVTDANAYPYHLFWQRTERNGTPYLVGGTRIDGGGPSGYMFKSLAAEKADLNSLAWSLGIATALAVAGSVLLAQVAATTVLRPVHRLGEAARQLGEGKLDTRLRVSGADELADLSRTFNSAAESLQKKVADMSAREESSRRFVADMSHELRTPLTALTAVTEVLEDEQDSLDPMIAPAVALVVSETRRLNDLVENLMEVTRFDAGTARLVLDDVDIADQITACIDARAWLDAVELDAERGIVAPLDPRRLDVILANLIGNALKHGGSPVRVSVRTDEEELVIAVRDHGPGIPEDVLPHVFDRFYKASASRPRSDGSGLGLSIAMENALIHGGSITASNSVGEDGEVDGAVFVLRLPLDASGITREVQTRSSQGEVEEA; this is encoded by the coding sequence GTGAGCAAAGGGATCTACGCGCGGCTGCGGCTCTCCAGCCTGCGGCTGCGGCTCGTCGTCGTCTTCGCCCTCGTCGCGCTCACCGCGGCCGTCGCCGCCTCCGGCATCGCGTACTGGCTGAACCGTGAGGCGGTGCTGACCCGTACCCAGGACGGGGCGCTCAACGACTTCCGGCAGGAGATGCAGAACCGGGCGGCGACGCTGCCGCTCCGGCCCACCCAGGACGACCTGCGGCGGACCGCCGAGCAGATGGCGAGCGGCGGCGCCGCCGACTACCAGGTGCTGCTGCTCGGCGAGCGGGCCGCGGGCAAGCCGATCGTCGGCGCCTCGGACCCGGACGACTTCACCCTGGCCGACGTGCCGCGCTCGCTGCAGGAGGCCGTGGACACGAAGCGGCAGGTGACGGACGCCAACGCGTATCCGTACCACCTGTTCTGGCAGCGTACGGAGCGGAACGGGACGCCGTACCTCGTCGGCGGGACGCGGATCGACGGCGGCGGCCCCTCCGGGTACATGTTCAAGTCGCTGGCCGCGGAGAAGGCCGATCTGAACTCGCTCGCCTGGTCGTTGGGGATCGCCACCGCGCTCGCGGTGGCCGGCTCGGTGCTGCTCGCGCAGGTCGCGGCGACGACCGTGCTGCGCCCGGTGCACCGGCTCGGCGAGGCGGCCCGGCAGCTCGGCGAGGGGAAGCTCGACACCCGGCTGCGGGTCTCCGGCGCCGACGAACTGGCCGATCTGTCCCGTACGTTCAACAGCGCGGCCGAGTCGCTGCAGAAGAAGGTCGCGGACATGAGCGCGCGGGAGGAGTCCTCCCGGCGGTTCGTCGCCGACATGTCGCACGAGCTGCGGACCCCGCTGACCGCCCTGACCGCCGTCACCGAGGTCCTGGAGGACGAGCAGGACTCCCTGGACCCGATGATCGCCCCCGCGGTCGCGCTCGTGGTGAGCGAGACCCGGCGCCTCAACGACCTGGTGGAGAACCTGATGGAGGTGACCCGCTTCGACGCGGGCACCGCGCGGCTCGTCCTCGACGACGTGGACATCGCGGACCAGATCACCGCGTGCATCGACGCGCGCGCCTGGCTGGACGCGGTGGAGCTCGACGCGGAGCGCGGGATCGTCGCGCCCCTCGACCCGCGCCGCCTCGACGTGATCCTGGCGAACCTGATCGGGAACGCGCTCAAGCACGGCGGTTCGCCGGTGCGGGTCTCGGTCCGCACGGACGAGGAAGAGCTGGTCATCGCGGTACGGGACCACGGCCCCGGCATCCCGGAGGACGTACTCCCCCACGTCTTCGACCGCTTCTACAAGGCGAGCGCGTCCCGGCCGCGGTCCGACGGCAGCGGGCTCGGCCTGTCGATCGCCATGGAGAACGCGCTGATCCACGGCGGTTCGATCACGGCGTCGAACTCGGTCGGCGAGGACGGCGAGGTCGACGGCGCGGTGTTCGTCCTGCGACTGCCGCTGGACGCCTCGGGGATCACGCGCGAGGTCCAGACGCGCAGCAGCCAGGGCGAGGTGGAGGAAGCGTGA
- a CDS encoding adenosine deaminase — translation MTSQTPNVPTADQIRRAPKVLLHDHLDGGLRPGTIIELAREQGYEQLPETEPDKLGIWFREAADSGSLERYLETFAHTCAVMQTRDALFRVAAECAVDLAEDGVVYAEVRYAPEQHLEGGLSLEEVVEAVNEGFREGERRARANGHRIRVGALLTAMRHAARALEIAELANRYRDTGVVGFDIAGAEAGYPPTRHLDAFEYLKRENNHFTIHAGEAFGLPSIWQALQWCGADRLGHGVRIIDDIEVADDGSVRLGRLAAYVRDKRIPLEMCPSSNLQTGAAASFAEHPIGLLRTLHFRATVNTDNRLMSGTSMSREFELLIDAFDYTLDDMQWFTVNAMKSAFIPFDERLAMINEVIKPGYAELKSEWLFQQTATTSESSRTEG, via the coding sequence ATGACGAGCCAGACCCCCAACGTCCCCACCGCGGACCAGATCCGCCGTGCCCCGAAGGTGCTGCTCCACGACCACCTCGACGGCGGACTGCGCCCCGGCACGATCATCGAACTCGCCCGGGAGCAGGGCTACGAGCAGCTCCCCGAGACGGAGCCCGACAAGCTCGGCATCTGGTTCCGCGAAGCCGCCGACTCCGGCTCCCTGGAACGGTACCTGGAGACCTTCGCGCACACCTGCGCCGTCATGCAGACCCGGGACGCCCTCTTCCGCGTCGCCGCCGAGTGCGCCGTCGACCTGGCCGAGGACGGCGTCGTCTACGCCGAGGTGCGCTACGCCCCCGAGCAGCACCTGGAGGGCGGTCTCAGCCTCGAAGAGGTCGTGGAGGCCGTCAACGAGGGCTTCCGCGAGGGCGAGCGGCGGGCCAGGGCCAACGGCCACCGCATCCGGGTCGGCGCCCTGCTGACCGCCATGCGGCACGCCGCCCGCGCCCTGGAGATCGCCGAACTCGCCAACCGCTACCGCGACACCGGTGTCGTCGGCTTCGACATCGCGGGCGCCGAGGCCGGCTACCCGCCCACCCGCCACCTCGACGCCTTCGAATACCTCAAGCGGGAGAACAACCACTTCACGATCCACGCGGGCGAGGCCTTCGGGCTCCCCTCGATCTGGCAGGCGCTCCAGTGGTGCGGTGCCGACCGGCTCGGCCACGGCGTCCGGATCATCGACGACATCGAGGTCGCCGACGACGGCTCGGTCCGCCTCGGCCGCCTCGCGGCCTACGTGCGGGACAAGCGCATCCCGCTCGAGATGTGCCCCTCCTCCAACCTCCAGACCGGCGCCGCCGCCTCCTTCGCGGAGCACCCCATCGGTCTGCTCCGCACCCTCCATTTCCGGGCCACGGTCAACACGGACAATCGCCTCATGAGCGGGACGAGCATGAGCCGGGAATTCGAGCTGCTGATCGACGCATTCGATTACACGCTCGACGACATGCAGTGGTTCACGGTCAATGCGATGAAATCAGCGTTCATTCCTTTCGATGAACGACTCGCCATGATCAATGAGGTCATCAAGCCCGGATACGCCGAGCTCAAGTCCGAATGGCTGTTCCAGCAGACCGCGACGACCAGCGAGTCTTCCCGTACGGAGGGCTGA
- the afsQ1 gene encoding two-component system response regulator AfsQ1, with protein MPFLLLIEDDDAIRTALELSLSRQGHRVATAATGEDGLQLLREQRPDLVVLDVMLPGIDGFEVCRRIRRTDQLPIILLTARSDDIDVVVGLESGADDYVVKPVQGRVLDARIRAVLRRGERESTDSATYGSLVIDRSAMTVTKNGEDLQLTPTELRLLLELSRRPGQALSRQQLLRLVWEHDYLGDSRLVDACVQRLRAKVEDVPSSPTLIRTVRGVGYRLDVPA; from the coding sequence GTGCCTTTTCTGCTGCTGATCGAGGACGACGACGCCATCCGGACGGCCCTCGAACTCTCCCTGTCCCGGCAGGGTCACCGGGTGGCCACCGCCGCCACGGGCGAGGACGGTCTCCAGCTGCTGCGCGAGCAGCGGCCGGACCTGGTCGTGCTCGACGTCATGCTGCCCGGCATCGACGGTTTCGAGGTCTGCCGGCGCATCCGCCGGACCGACCAGCTGCCGATCATCCTGCTGACCGCGCGCAGCGACGACATCGACGTGGTCGTCGGCCTCGAGTCCGGCGCCGACGACTATGTCGTGAAGCCGGTGCAGGGGCGGGTCCTGGACGCCCGCATCCGGGCCGTGCTGCGGCGCGGGGAGCGCGAGTCGACGGACTCGGCGACGTACGGCTCGCTGGTCATCGACCGTTCGGCGATGACGGTCACCAAGAACGGCGAGGACCTCCAGCTCACCCCGACCGAGCTGCGGCTCCTCCTGGAGCTGAGCCGGCGGCCCGGACAGGCGCTGTCCCGGCAGCAGTTGCTGCGGCTCGTGTGGGAGCACGACTACCTGGGCGACTCGCGGCTCGTCGACGCGTGTGTGCAGCGGCTGCGCGCCAAGGTGGAGGACGTGCCGTCCTCGCCGACGCTGATCCGTACCGTCCGCGGGGTCGGCTACCGGCTGGACGTCCCTGCGTGA